The genomic region GTAGGCCCCGTAGGACAGGGCGCACACCGCCACGACCGCCACGATCTGCGGGAAGGTGAATCCCAGCAGCACCCGGTCCTCGGCCTGGACGTGGGTCGGTACCTCGTGTTCTCTCATGTCTCTCTCCTCCCTTCTCACGTCGGTCTATCCGCCGCCGCCGCCACTGCTGCCGTCGTCGCCATCGGGGGCTTGCGGATCGGGCAGTGCGTTGTCGATGTCGATTCCGGGGTCCACGACCGCGTTCATCACCAGCTCCACGACGCCGTAGGCGACCAGGGCCAGGACGACGCCGGCGAGGGCGGTCATCATTGCGCTCTTGCC from Chloroflexota bacterium harbors:
- a CDS encoding pilin is translated as MEQLTQTISNLVGILLGVVGAIGVGFFIYGAYLYLTASGAPHQMERGKSAMMTALAGVVLALVAYGVVELVMNAVVDPGIDIDNALPDPQAPDGDDGSSGGGGG